From one Suicoccus acidiformans genomic stretch:
- a CDS encoding cation diffusion facilitator family transporter, with protein MAASEQEPSRSKIGIQTSVIGLVVNLMLVGIKLFAGYLANSVAIMADAMNSIGDSTSAILAMLGFYYASKPADRNHPYGHQRTEYISGLLTAVIILIVGFEFLITSVEKILNPTEVVASKLVIALLFLSMLIKGGLGLYYTYRNRQLDTPSKVFDALIKDSISDLLANLVIIVSYFAELATGLHIDGYIGAIVALIIIYNGFGSIIASANDIVGTRPDPDLVSDIQDVLDTFDSIIDYHDLHLHQYGPQQFFATVDIEIDSRKSLLDAHQVIDEIEARIEEDFDIQLVAHLDPIVINDAEQNHIYKLVKDSLKQLRSDFHFHDFRIQEQANDVKAIHFDVVVPDDIAWSDEQLLNKLYEQLNQRLGFPYSLHITFDRNYVLNHTGK; from the coding sequence ATGGCAGCTTCAGAGCAAGAACCTAGCCGTTCTAAAATTGGTATACAAACAAGCGTTATTGGATTGGTCGTCAATTTAATGCTTGTAGGCATTAAATTATTTGCAGGCTATTTGGCCAACAGTGTGGCGATTATGGCCGATGCGATGAATAGTATAGGCGATAGTACTTCAGCGATTCTTGCTATGCTTGGTTTCTATTATGCTAGTAAGCCAGCTGATCGCAATCATCCTTACGGACATCAACGGACTGAGTATATTAGCGGGCTTTTAACTGCGGTAATTATTCTCATTGTTGGCTTTGAATTTCTGATTACTTCTGTTGAGAAGATTCTTAACCCTACCGAAGTGGTCGCTTCAAAGCTCGTTATTGCCCTACTCTTCCTCTCGATGCTTATTAAAGGCGGCTTGGGGCTTTACTATACTTATCGCAACCGTCAATTAGACACACCGTCCAAAGTATTTGACGCTTTAATTAAAGACAGTATCTCCGATTTACTAGCGAATTTAGTCATTATTGTGTCCTATTTCGCTGAATTAGCCACGGGCTTGCATATTGATGGGTATATTGGTGCTATCGTCGCCTTGATTATTATTTATAATGGCTTCGGCTCTATTATCGCATCAGCGAATGATATTGTCGGAACTCGGCCTGACCCAGACTTAGTTTCCGACATTCAAGACGTCTTGGATACCTTCGATTCAATCATTGATTATCATGACTTGCATTTGCATCAATACGGACCGCAGCAATTTTTCGCAACGGTGGATATTGAGATTGATTCGCGCAAATCCTTGTTAGATGCCCATCAAGTTATTGATGAGATTGAGGCCCGTATTGAAGAAGATTTCGACATTCAGCTGGTAGCTCATTTAGATCCGATTGTGATTAATGATGCAGAACAAAATCATATTTACAAATTGGTCAAAGATAGTTTGAAGCAACTTCGCTCGGACTTTCACTTTCATGATTTTCGCATTCAAGAGCAGGCCAATGACGTGAAAGCCATCCATTTCGATGTGGTGGTGCCTGATGATATTGCTTGGTCTGATGAGCAGTTACTTAACAAGCTTTACGAACAGCTCAACCAGCGCCTTGGCTTTCCTTATTCCTTACACATTACCTTCGACCGCAATTACGTCTTAAATCACACTGGTAAATAA
- the hemW gene encoding radical SAM family heme chaperone HemW, translated as MQKLGLYIHIPFCAKRCNYCAFLTFAENDQMIEGYVEHLIKEIALYQTDAYEVDTIYIGGGTPSHIPAEQMAKVLEAVKQYFLVSETCEVTIEMNPESVTLEKLAAYQAMGINRYSMGVQSFNDEVLAIMGRVHNRAKALDKIRLLHEASIDNFSIDLMFANPKQDVSVLTEDIETLLRMQVPHVSVYSLMFEPHTNFTKWLREGQISQVDDETDRQMYHLIQERLIADGLEQYEISNFARPGKACRHNLKYWRLEDYLGLGLGASSNIGLERFTNYQNFLTYYEAIDRGERPVETLETMPLEEREKEFIMLNTRLIQGFSIKEMNQRFGIDFLEKYQAPIAKHLATGLVEIQGDRFKFTPYGLDVGNQFYVDIF; from the coding sequence ATGCAGAAACTCGGGCTATATATTCATATCCCATTCTGCGCGAAGCGGTGTAATTATTGTGCCTTTCTAACTTTTGCGGAGAATGATCAGATGATTGAAGGGTATGTGGAGCATCTGATTAAGGAAATAGCGCTGTATCAGACAGATGCCTATGAGGTGGATACAATCTATATTGGCGGGGGCACCCCTTCGCATATTCCGGCTGAGCAGATGGCGAAAGTTCTCGAAGCGGTAAAGCAGTACTTTCTAGTTTCCGAAACGTGCGAAGTGACAATTGAAATGAATCCAGAATCAGTCACTTTAGAGAAGTTGGCAGCCTACCAGGCTATGGGTATTAATCGCTATTCCATGGGGGTGCAGTCCTTTAACGATGAAGTTCTGGCAATTATGGGACGGGTACATAATCGGGCAAAAGCCCTCGACAAAATTCGTCTCTTACACGAAGCGAGTATTGATAATTTCAGTATCGACTTGATGTTTGCGAATCCTAAGCAGGATGTATCGGTATTGACCGAAGATATTGAGACACTCTTGCGTATGCAGGTGCCGCACGTATCGGTTTACTCACTGATGTTTGAACCGCATACGAATTTTACGAAGTGGCTTCGAGAAGGACAAATTAGTCAAGTGGATGATGAGACCGACCGGCAAATGTATCACTTGATTCAAGAGCGTCTTATTGCCGATGGTTTGGAGCAGTATGAAATTTCAAATTTCGCCCGCCCAGGGAAAGCTTGTCGGCATAATTTGAAATATTGGCGCCTCGAGGACTACCTAGGTTTAGGGCTGGGTGCATCTTCTAATATCGGCTTAGAGCGCTTTACGAATTACCAGAATTTCTTAACCTACTATGAAGCGATTGACCGGGGTGAGCGACCTGTTGAAACCTTGGAAACCATGCCTCTGGAAGAGCGCGAGAAAGAATTTATCATGCTCAATACCCGATTAATTCAAGGGTTCTCTATTAAAGAGATGAATCAGCGTTTCGGTATTGATTTTCTGGAGAAGTATCAAGCACCCATTGCGAAACATCTCGCAACAGGTTTAGTGGAAATCCAAGGTGACCGCTTTAAGTTTACGCCCTACGGTTTAGATGTGGGGAATCAATTTTACGTGGATATTTTCTAG
- a CDS encoding helix-turn-helix domain-containing protein — protein MVTSPLEPPKSIYQQRRLRIIQLMLNKDSIVSRKEIADTLSISVRSVSNDLNYIADLCQDILHISTSSAGSSLILDKKANFLTVQRCFYQDSSTHQFLHWLCFQTNVSLEDAAKALHISTSTIKRIIARANKIIGQYYDVSISTTPLGYKGEEHHIQVFLVDLLDAMHSPLNWPFKHLSDEQSLTNCLTNIALALNIPLDYKKLRYLKLATCVSWLRLRQGHKFHLGNRRERIIDEARDILGMPRFHSCLRTSSIMNALSFDEDLLSQTFAIFMNQAHLIDLNSYSDDVFIEESRVFFQDKVEELIERFSLKLEDTEAYYRQIVSNIRLIPASLEARTLFVDRITPFNECIQAFNPDFYQALSAMTQEYLDSFLPRYASYDGYIVSCLYKYWPNLITQLQDSHRKLQGLVITSYDMGFTQMKADLLNRYLGLMIQFEVIDLAQVKSHQLSQMPHQIIISDFFMDEIPGKLIFNILDLPTTSDAYKIIQRISQSDLQIESINQSTLLDLHPEIDQEQYCLNEHLFS, from the coding sequence TTGGTAACCTCGCCTCTCGAACCACCTAAATCTATTTATCAACAAAGAAGACTACGTATCATTCAACTGATGCTCAACAAAGATTCTATAGTCTCCCGGAAGGAAATCGCTGATACACTAAGCATATCTGTGCGCAGCGTCAGCAATGATTTGAATTATATTGCTGACTTATGTCAGGATATTCTTCATATTTCCACCAGCTCAGCAGGCAGTAGCTTAATATTAGATAAGAAAGCAAATTTCTTAACTGTGCAAAGGTGCTTCTATCAAGATTCGAGTACGCATCAATTTTTGCACTGGCTCTGCTTCCAAACAAACGTATCTTTGGAGGATGCAGCCAAGGCTTTGCATATATCTACTTCAACAATTAAGCGCATCATAGCCCGTGCCAATAAAATTATCGGTCAGTATTACGACGTTTCCATTAGCACAACACCACTGGGCTATAAGGGTGAAGAGCATCATATTCAAGTCTTCCTGGTTGATTTGTTAGATGCCATGCATTCTCCTTTGAATTGGCCCTTTAAGCACTTATCAGATGAACAATCTCTAACAAATTGCCTTACAAATATCGCTCTTGCTTTAAATATTCCTTTGGATTACAAGAAATTACGCTATTTAAAACTCGCTACCTGCGTATCTTGGTTACGCTTACGACAAGGCCATAAATTCCATTTAGGTAATCGCCGAGAGCGAATCATCGATGAGGCACGGGACATCTTAGGAATGCCACGCTTCCATTCCTGTTTGCGCACCTCATCCATAATGAATGCCCTTAGTTTCGATGAAGACTTATTGAGTCAGACTTTTGCAATCTTTATGAATCAAGCCCACTTGATCGACTTAAATAGCTATTCCGATGATGTATTCATAGAAGAATCAAGGGTATTCTTCCAAGACAAGGTAGAAGAACTCATTGAACGCTTTAGCCTGAAACTCGAGGACACTGAAGCATATTACCGCCAAATTGTCTCAAATATACGGCTGATACCGGCTAGTTTAGAAGCAAGAACGCTTTTCGTTGACCGGATAACGCCCTTTAATGAGTGTATTCAAGCTTTCAACCCGGATTTCTATCAAGCACTTAGCGCGATGACCCAGGAGTACCTCGATTCTTTCCTGCCGCGTTACGCTTCATATGATGGCTACATTGTGAGTTGCCTATATAAGTATTGGCCAAATCTCATCACGCAATTACAAGATAGCCACAGAAAGTTACAAGGCCTCGTAATCACTTCGTATGATATGGGCTTCACACAGATGAAAGCGGATTTACTCAATCGTTACCTAGGTTTAATGATTCAATTCGAAGTGATTGATTTAGCTCAAGTTAAATCACACCAACTCTCACAGATGCCTCATCAAATTATTATCAGTGACTTTTTTATGGATGAAATTCCTGGAAAATTAATCTTTAATATCCTAGATTTACCAACAACCTCCGATGCTTATAAGATTATACAACGTATTTCCCAAAGTGATTTGCAGATAGAATCAATCAATCAGTCAACCCTTCTGGATTTACATCCAGAAATTGACCAGGAACAATATTGCCTCAATGAGCATTTATTCTCTTGA
- a CDS encoding LLM class flavin-dependent oxidoreductase, whose product MSHVNPHVLPHFDPSKGLEIGIYSLGEWLPNPHTGKRIPASQRIQEIVEMAVYAEEAGLDIFQLGESHQKHFLAQAHMTILAAIAQATHRIKLSSGATIISTSDPVRVFEDAATIDLLSKGRMEIVAGRASRVGLFELLGYNLADYEALFEEKFALLLEINENERVTWEGKFRAPLHKAEVLPRPENDTGGLPIWRALGGSMESAAKAGTMGVPIYQAHLGGAAEVYGHRIQLFRDMAEANGYDSKHIPVSTSGFLYAREDTLEAYRAYYPHINESMKLTNGQGFNKRAFAQGQDMRSIINVGDPQLIIDKILYQHELYNHQRYTAQIDFGGVPLDEIKRTIDILGEQIVPEVKKYTARKD is encoded by the coding sequence GTGTCACACGTTAATCCACATGTTCTGCCCCACTTTGATCCCAGCAAAGGCTTAGAAATCGGCATTTATTCTCTGGGCGAATGGCTCCCGAACCCGCACACGGGTAAGCGAATCCCTGCGAGTCAACGGATCCAAGAAATTGTCGAAATGGCGGTTTATGCTGAAGAAGCTGGCTTAGACATCTTCCAACTAGGTGAATCACATCAGAAGCATTTCCTAGCTCAAGCCCATATGACCATTCTGGCGGCTATCGCACAGGCAACCCACCGTATTAAACTCAGCTCCGGAGCTACAATTATCTCAACTTCTGACCCGGTACGGGTCTTTGAAGATGCCGCAACCATTGATTTACTCTCAAAGGGACGGATGGAAATCGTGGCTGGTCGAGCTTCTCGCGTGGGGCTTTTCGAATTATTGGGCTATAACTTAGCTGATTACGAAGCGCTTTTCGAAGAGAAATTTGCTTTGCTTTTAGAAATCAATGAGAATGAACGCGTCACTTGGGAAGGCAAGTTTCGCGCGCCACTTCATAAGGCGGAAGTCCTGCCTCGTCCCGAAAACGATACCGGCGGCTTGCCCATTTGGCGTGCATTGGGCGGTTCGATGGAATCTGCTGCTAAGGCAGGCACCATGGGCGTACCGATTTACCAAGCGCATCTGGGTGGAGCAGCGGAAGTCTACGGCCACCGCATTCAACTATTTCGTGACATGGCTGAAGCGAATGGCTACGACAGTAAGCACATTCCCGTGTCTACTTCTGGTTTTCTTTACGCCCGGGAAGATACACTGGAGGCTTATCGGGCTTACTACCCACACATCAATGAAAGTATGAAGCTTACCAATGGCCAAGGTTTCAATAAACGAGCCTTTGCTCAAGGCCAAGATATGCGCAGCATCATTAATGTAGGTGATCCACAACTCATCATCGACAAAATACTCTACCAACACGAATTATACAATCATCAGCGTTATACAGCGCAAATTGATTTCGGCGGGGTACCTTTGGATGAGATTAAACGTACCATCGATATCCTCGGAGAGCAGATTGTCCCCGAGGTTAAGAAATACACAGCAAGAAAGGATTAA
- a CDS encoding DUF4300 family protein: MRFTDDLNCRRAAFWLLRELFTYPAALAQKGLPAHPEFTMLKASHPALTQGDEQLYSLLFGDQTEGKSSADLPKMWQAEGVRFPEPLKLVSACQDVEGALIHLHAALAYEADGKVYLFEKIDPTLLYRLSEFNSWQDLANHWKGNRFKEFGDFVKILVNDQDIAQLDA; encoded by the coding sequence ATGCGTTTTACAGATGATTTAAATTGTCGCCGGGCTGCTTTTTGGCTGTTGCGAGAATTATTCACTTATCCAGCAGCATTGGCTCAAAAGGGCTTACCGGCACATCCTGAGTTTACGATGTTAAAGGCGAGTCATCCGGCGTTAACACAAGGGGATGAGCAGTTGTATAGCCTTCTTTTCGGTGATCAAACGGAAGGCAAGAGCTCAGCTGACTTGCCGAAGATGTGGCAGGCGGAAGGAGTTAGATTCCCTGAGCCATTGAAGCTAGTCTCTGCCTGTCAAGATGTAGAAGGGGCATTGATTCATTTGCATGCAGCCTTGGCCTATGAAGCAGATGGGAAGGTATATTTATTTGAGAAGATTGATCCAACCTTGCTTTATCGCTTAAGTGAGTTTAATTCTTGGCAGGATTTAGCCAATCATTGGAAAGGCAATCGCTTCAAAGAATTTGGTGACTTTGTCAAGATACTTGTAAATGACCAAGATATTGCCCAGTTAGATGCATAA
- a CDS encoding transposase, translating to MIDSTTISFGVYRDEYFFVTRLKRNTLNTGIQENVWPEDDDSPIKEDGLARLVGRIETINFFRIITIERPGKDTLRLVTHRMDLVAEEISEMYQSYWQVELFFKRIKQSLKTKHLYTQSE from the coding sequence TTGATTGATTCAACAACGATTTCGTTTGGCGTGTATCGCGATGAGTACTTTTTCGTTACACGACTGAAGAGGAACACCCTGAATACTGGCATTCAAGAAAATGTTTGGCCAGAAGATGATGACTCACCCATCAAAGAAGATGGACTTGCTAGACTTGTCGGCAGGATTGAAACGATAAACTTCTTTCGTATAATTACGATTGAACGTCCTGGTAAAGACACTCTACGCTTAGTCACCCATCGTATGGATTTGGTCGCTGAAGAAATTTCAGAGATGTATCAGTCATATTGGCAGGTAGAACTATTCTTTAAGCGTATCAAGCAGAGCCTAAAGACTAAGCACTTATATACTCAGTCTGAATAA
- a CDS encoding xanthine phosphoribosyltransferase produces MQALIDRIKQEGKVFPGNIIKVDSFINHQVDPELMLAMGKDFHAKYQDQAIEKILTIETSGIAVAVTTALQFQVPMVFAKKSEAASMDKNQYQAKVYSYTRGKTFEIRVAKDYLKAGERVLIIDDFLANGEALSGLISLCEQAGAEVAGIGIAIEKTFQPGGEKIRQAGYPIYSQARIKAFEGDTILFEEN; encoded by the coding sequence ATGCAAGCATTAATTGACCGCATTAAACAAGAAGGAAAGGTATTTCCGGGCAATATCATCAAAGTAGATAGTTTTATTAATCACCAGGTAGATCCTGAACTGATGTTGGCGATGGGTAAAGACTTCCATGCAAAGTATCAAGATCAAGCTATTGAGAAAATTCTGACCATTGAGACCTCAGGTATTGCTGTGGCCGTAACCACAGCTTTGCAATTTCAAGTGCCAATGGTTTTTGCGAAGAAATCAGAAGCAGCGAGCATGGATAAGAACCAGTATCAAGCCAAAGTTTATTCATATACCCGAGGCAAAACCTTTGAGATTCGGGTAGCCAAAGACTATCTGAAAGCAGGCGAGCGTGTATTAATTATCGATGACTTTCTAGCCAATGGCGAAGCCTTGAGCGGTCTGATTAGTTTATGTGAGCAAGCCGGGGCAGAAGTTGCCGGCATTGGCATTGCCATTGAGAAAACTTTCCAACCAGGCGGCGAGAAGATTCGCCAAGCAGGCTATCCAATCTACTCACAAGCACGAATTAAAGCTTTCGAAGGAGACACGATTCTCTTTGAAGAAAACTAA
- a CDS encoding ABC transporter substrate-binding protein codes for MTFEDVNFMNMPTPDAAAALEAGSIDVALLGGPAGYQAIQDGKHQITDGEGLIGAITCVATTQQFVDEHPDVIEQFNKAQVTIQEMMAEDPEKVKSIVMKELSLTEAAYDDMYAMYDFSTEITDDKIQGLQKTADFMFANDMISSNITVQDLFLQ; via the coding sequence ATTACCTTTGAAGACGTTAACTTTATGAATATGCCCACTCCAGATGCCGCAGCAGCATTAGAGGCCGGCTCTATCGACGTTGCCCTTCTCGGCGGCCCCGCTGGCTACCAAGCTATTCAAGATGGGAAACATCAAATCACAGATGGTGAAGGTCTTATTGGAGCCATCACTTGTGTTGCAACCACGCAGCAATTTGTCGATGAGCACCCTGACGTCATTGAGCAATTTAACAAAGCCCAAGTGACCATCCAAGAGATGATGGCTGAAGATCCAGAAAAAGTAAAATCTATCGTCATGAAAGAACTTTCCTTAACTGAAGCGGCTTACGACGACATGTATGCTATGTATGATTTCTCAACAGAAATAACCGATGATAAGATTCAAGGTCTTCAGAAAACTGCGGACTTCATGTTTGCCAACGACATGATTTCCTCAAACATCACTGTTCAAGACTTATTTCTACAATAG
- a CDS encoding NADPH-dependent FMN reductase: MNYLILSGSTHGEKTRQATEALKAQLELQLNPDDELTYLNLQDLDMAFSDGRHPMDWRDDNAKVIAAILASEIIFIGSPIFQASIPGSLKNVFDLLPEHALERKTIGLVITAGSPRHYLVAEQQLIPILNYLKAVVVPKYVFIEGREFAGDGLASDDIQFRLQNLIQDTQQLAQAYQTVWQAEDESFGF, translated from the coding sequence ATGAACTACTTAATACTATCCGGTTCAACGCATGGTGAAAAGACGAGACAAGCCACAGAAGCTTTAAAAGCTCAATTGGAACTGCAACTTAATCCAGACGATGAACTCACTTATTTAAATTTGCAAGACTTGGACATGGCTTTCAGTGACGGACGCCATCCAATGGACTGGCGTGACGATAACGCCAAAGTCATTGCAGCTATCTTAGCCAGTGAAATCATCTTCATCGGTAGCCCTATCTTTCAAGCTTCCATCCCAGGTAGCTTAAAGAATGTCTTTGACTTACTCCCCGAACATGCCCTAGAACGCAAGACCATCGGGCTTGTGATAACTGCAGGTTCACCGAGACATTACCTTGTAGCTGAACAACAACTCATACCCATTCTCAATTATTTAAAGGCAGTGGTGGTGCCTAAATACGTCTTCATTGAAGGTCGCGAATTTGCGGGCGATGGCCTAGCTAGCGATGACATCCAATTTCGCTTGCAGAATCTGATTCAAGATACTCAGCAACTAGCTCAAGCTTATCAAACCGTATGGCAAGCCGAAGATGAGTCCTTTGGTTTCTAA
- a CDS encoding VOC family protein: MNIETVTQASTAIETSAVQLNAMNPEKLANFYQVNMGMTLLEQRDDAFVLGTATGRVLLELYQADSYKEANKAGLYHFALLLPSRADLGAILRYLLERGVELTGASDHGYSEALYLDDPEGNGIEIYADKDRSVWDIQDNGLIAGVVEPMDAEGVLASAQDAFADLPEGTVMGHIHLHVGDLAQTLAFYHEILGLGLKYVMGQQALFMATGASHHHLGANLWNGVDIKAGAEGSQGLRASIWQANAEDFARIKARLDEEGYAYQEEPKQIALVDPAGTRLLIQVA; encoded by the coding sequence ATGAATATAGAGACTGTAACGCAAGCATCCACTGCCATTGAAACCAGTGCCGTTCAACTCAATGCGATGAACCCTGAGAAATTAGCAAATTTCTACCAGGTAAATATGGGGATGACCTTATTAGAACAGCGTGATGATGCCTTTGTTTTAGGGACAGCGACTGGCCGAGTGCTTTTGGAGCTTTATCAGGCAGATTCCTATAAAGAGGCCAATAAAGCAGGTCTCTACCACTTTGCTTTATTGTTACCAAGTCGGGCAGATTTAGGGGCGATTCTGCGCTATCTATTGGAAAGAGGTGTGGAATTAACCGGTGCCTCGGATCATGGATACAGTGAAGCTTTATATTTAGATGATCCTGAAGGCAATGGTATTGAAATATATGCCGACAAAGATCGTAGCGTGTGGGACATTCAGGATAATGGCTTAATCGCTGGTGTGGTTGAGCCGATGGACGCCGAAGGTGTCTTGGCGAGTGCCCAAGATGCTTTTGCCGACTTACCTGAAGGGACAGTTATGGGGCATATACACTTACATGTAGGCGACTTAGCCCAAACGCTGGCTTTTTATCATGAAATTCTTGGTCTTGGCTTGAAGTATGTAATGGGCCAGCAAGCGCTTTTTATGGCGACTGGTGCATCTCATCACCATTTAGGCGCGAACTTATGGAATGGCGTAGATATTAAAGCCGGTGCCGAAGGGAGTCAAGGGCTTCGGGCAAGTATTTGGCAAGCGAACGCAGAGGACTTCGCAAGAATTAAGGCGAGGTTAGACGAAGAGGGCTATGCATATCAAGAAGAGCCTAAGCAAATCGCCCTGGTGGATCCCGCTGGGACCCGGCTTTTAATCCAAGTCGCGTAA
- a CDS encoding FAD/NAD(P)-binding protein: MKQTKRVAIIGMGIAGSAVLEAYAKESKRRPDLPLHLACYDESRSWGRGLAYLKDAPEVLLNTRAETVAYDYEQRGHYATWLKETKGLEEAYTSRGLFGEYLNYFTKQTAADLNATIIPEKVQSLTYLPDRQQWLINSETLPYDHIHLCTGLDTMADPYNLQGQAHYIHTPYPLQTSLSHIPADQTIGILGTNLTAIDIAKVALKQLTPRKIWLASRHGNLPVADVEQLASLPIQVLTFERLREIREENQGVLPFEALDALIEEEFRCQAVYFPIYRQERLLPGWEALAVSLENPARVARAELLAMYITRLLNTNWAYMTRSDQSTFWKKYHRTLDLTRSKIPLASVTALLEGKESGVLDIMGGLTDVAPASDEGGFLLKSNNNNQSLKVDYLINGIGLSNNPHEANDPLIQQLLADSLIASHPFGGIIINSQNGQIISPIYGSLPTAQAHGSIIEGSIYQANATYIIQERAHHFVRKSLAHS, encoded by the coding sequence ATGAAGCAAACGAAACGCGTCGCAATTATTGGCATGGGCATTGCCGGCAGTGCTGTCTTGGAAGCTTATGCCAAAGAAAGCAAGCGTCGACCGGACTTACCTTTACACCTGGCTTGTTACGATGAAAGCCGTTCCTGGGGCCGGGGCCTAGCCTATCTCAAGGACGCACCTGAAGTGCTCCTAAATACGCGTGCGGAGACCGTCGCTTACGACTATGAACAAAGGGGACATTATGCGACCTGGCTTAAAGAAACGAAGGGGCTTGAGGAGGCTTATACTAGCCGGGGGCTTTTTGGGGAGTATTTAAATTACTTTACGAAGCAAACTGCCGCTGATTTAAACGCCACGATCATTCCTGAGAAAGTTCAATCCTTGACTTATCTACCGGATCGCCAGCAGTGGCTGATTAATAGCGAAACGCTCCCCTATGACCATATCCATCTTTGTACTGGTCTGGATACAATGGCCGACCCTTATAACTTGCAAGGCCAGGCTCATTACATTCACACACCCTACCCGCTCCAAACATCCTTAAGCCATATTCCCGCCGATCAGACTATCGGCATCCTCGGCACAAATTTAACCGCCATTGATATTGCCAAAGTCGCCCTCAAGCAATTAACCCCTCGCAAAATATGGCTCGCTTCACGACATGGGAATCTACCGGTTGCGGATGTTGAACAACTTGCAAGCTTGCCTATCCAAGTACTAACCTTTGAGCGGCTGCGGGAAATACGCGAGGAAAACCAAGGTGTGTTGCCTTTTGAAGCTTTGGATGCCTTAATTGAAGAGGAGTTCCGCTGCCAAGCTGTCTATTTCCCAATTTACCGCCAGGAACGCCTCCTGCCAGGCTGGGAAGCTTTGGCCGTTTCCTTAGAAAATCCGGCTAGAGTGGCCCGAGCAGAACTGCTCGCCATGTACATTACCCGCCTATTGAATACGAATTGGGCTTACATGACGCGCTCAGATCAATCCACTTTCTGGAAGAAATATCATCGCACTTTGGATTTAACCCGTTCTAAAATTCCGCTAGCATCCGTCACAGCCCTCTTAGAAGGCAAAGAATCCGGCGTATTGGACATCATGGGTGGGCTCACTGACGTTGCGCCTGCCAGCGATGAAGGCGGCTTTTTGCTAAAGTCTAATAATAACAACCAAAGTCTGAAAGTAGACTATCTCATCAATGGCATCGGCCTATCCAATAATCCTCACGAAGCTAATGACCCACTCATCCAACAATTGCTAGCAGACAGTCTAATCGCCAGCCATCCATTCGGCGGTATTATCATTAACAGCCAGAACGGTCAAATCATCTCGCCCATTTATGGCAGCTTACCCACTGCCCAAGCCCACGGCTCCATCATTGAAGGCAGCATCTACCAAGCTAATGCCACATATATCATTCAAGAACGGGCGCATCATTTCGTCCGCAAAAGCTTGGCACATTCCTAG